A single genomic interval of Fibrobacter sp. UWB13 harbors:
- a CDS encoding TonB-dependent siderophore receptor, with translation MNIRKFATVFAAFAAFAVVSAYAQDDEVTSFEDFDEPVAESNATDASNGGVSEVNAAGASTSSEDVTKLDLLSVETESEAEQAAIAKQVETVSTIDAAELQNTSKSVSKAINSASGVKVRKSGGMGSEGKINIRGMEGKNIKVLVNGVPVETQGNLGLDDIPIDQIADIEVYKGYIPARFATDGAGGAINIVTKKRPTNSVDASYSFSSFNTHKASVAASHLIDSIAGAASLEIGVSGYFNHSDNDYEFTSPYMKSSTGEDTSVVRNHDHYTSYNVQAFANLMNAWFDQISLGASFGAFDKQIQGIENRIKEAASEGYNFGVSFGLDKKNFFAKNLNFGDNFSFGFAENKIIDTSRVHCRNWFSCDTAQKNVGELVSMGLPRLRTVQVYDFNNLLNFDYQFIKDQKIYWNTLIKYHKENPEDDYGSEKAQFNTAGLPGEVFSITTGLSLENNFFDSRLQNLLGFKFHYMKAEISNMPTSLLIEPAVESNDYNDFSYDESLMFKVAKPLSVKASYQHAVRLPTPEELFGDGIRVSAATSLKPEQADNFNFGISVDLQELPLVTRLRFDGDVFYSYYKDRIHYMSSAQMSTPYFNMNPIRAWGYEGDVKLDVNEWVLLGTNWTFQDLRNMKYTAKQGVPKKAIVPNIPRFFMNYLAEFHIGDLFGKEDFLKVWWSANYTDEYFYGWKISSRQSRKIKASFTQDVGVEYSIWDNKLGWSFEVDNITDSESFDKFGESKPGRSFATKIRYSFK, from the coding sequence ATGAATATTCGTAAGTTTGCTACTGTTTTTGCCGCTTTTGCGGCATTTGCCGTTGTTTCTGCTTATGCGCAGGATGACGAAGTTACTTCGTTCGAAGATTTTGATGAACCCGTCGCGGAAAGCAATGCGACTGATGCTTCCAATGGTGGCGTTTCTGAAGTAAATGCTGCGGGCGCTTCCACAAGTTCCGAAGACGTGACGAAGCTGGATTTACTCTCGGTTGAAACGGAATCCGAAGCGGAACAGGCTGCCATTGCAAAACAGGTAGAAACAGTCTCTACGATTGATGCCGCTGAATTGCAAAATACGAGCAAGAGCGTTTCCAAGGCAATTAATTCTGCGTCTGGTGTGAAAGTTCGCAAGTCTGGCGGAATGGGTAGCGAAGGCAAAATAAATATTCGCGGCATGGAAGGCAAGAACATCAAGGTGCTTGTCAACGGCGTTCCTGTCGAAACGCAAGGAAATTTGGGACTTGACGATATTCCTATCGACCAGATTGCAGATATCGAAGTTTATAAGGGCTATATCCCGGCGCGTTTTGCAACGGATGGCGCAGGCGGTGCCATTAACATTGTGACTAAAAAACGTCCGACAAATTCTGTGGACGCTTCTTATAGTTTTTCGAGTTTCAACACGCATAAAGCTTCTGTTGCCGCGAGCCATTTGATTGATAGCATTGCGGGAGCTGCAAGCCTTGAAATTGGCGTATCTGGTTACTTTAACCATTCCGATAACGATTATGAATTTACTTCGCCGTATATGAAAAGTTCTACGGGCGAAGATACGAGCGTTGTTCGTAATCACGATCATTACACCTCCTACAATGTGCAGGCTTTTGCAAATTTGATGAACGCCTGGTTTGACCAAATTTCGTTGGGTGCAAGCTTTGGCGCGTTTGACAAGCAGATTCAGGGTATTGAGAATCGCATTAAGGAAGCGGCTTCTGAAGGCTATAATTTTGGCGTTTCGTTCGGACTGGACAAGAAGAATTTCTTTGCGAAAAACTTGAATTTCGGCGACAATTTTTCGTTTGGCTTTGCTGAAAATAAAATCATTGATACGAGCCGAGTCCATTGCCGTAACTGGTTTAGCTGCGATACAGCGCAAAAGAATGTAGGCGAACTCGTGTCTATGGGACTTCCGAGATTGCGCACGGTGCAGGTGTATGATTTCAATAACTTGCTGAATTTTGATTACCAGTTTATTAAGGATCAAAAAATTTATTGGAATACGCTCATCAAGTACCACAAGGAAAATCCTGAAGACGATTACGGCTCTGAAAAGGCTCAGTTTAACACAGCGGGGCTTCCGGGAGAAGTTTTCTCGATAACGACAGGGCTTTCTCTTGAAAATAATTTCTTTGATTCGCGTCTCCAGAATCTTCTTGGTTTCAAGTTCCATTACATGAAGGCTGAAATTTCGAATATGCCGACGAGCCTTCTGATTGAACCTGCGGTGGAATCAAATGATTACAATGATTTCAGTTACGATGAAAGTTTGATGTTCAAGGTGGCAAAGCCACTTTCTGTGAAGGCTTCGTATCAGCATGCTGTGCGCTTGCCGACTCCAGAAGAACTCTTTGGCGACGGCATTCGCGTGAGCGCGGCGACAAGCCTCAAGCCCGAACAGGCTGATAACTTCAACTTTGGAATTTCTGTTGATTTGCAGGAATTGCCGCTTGTGACAAGGCTCCGCTTTGATGGCGATGTGTTTTATTCGTACTACAAAGATAGAATCCATTACATGAGTTCGGCACAGATGTCTACACCTTACTTTAATATGAATCCGATTCGTGCCTGGGGCTACGAAGGCGATGTGAAGTTGGATGTCAATGAATGGGTTTTGCTTGGGACGAACTGGACTTTCCAGGACTTGCGTAATATGAAATATACGGCAAAACAGGGCGTTCCCAAGAAGGCGATTGTGCCTAACATTCCGCGATTCTTTATGAACTATCTTGCGGAATTCCATATTGGCGATTTGTTTGGCAAAGAAGACTTCTTGAAAGTCTGGTGGTCTGCAAATTATACGGATGAATATTTCTACGGCTGGAAGATTAGCTCCCGCCAGAGCCGTAAAATTAAAGCTTCGTTCACGCAGGATGTGGGCGTTGAATATTCCATTTGGGATAATAAACTGGGTTGGAGCTTTGAAGTCGATAATATCACGGATAGCGAATCGTTCGATAAGTTTGGTGAAAGTAAACCGGGTAGAAGTTTTGCAACAAAGATTCGCTACAGTTTTAAATAG
- a CDS encoding MotA/TolQ/ExbB proton channel family protein: MNFILDFVKQGGYIGYILVALNFIGYAIIIWKVISLIVFNKTVQPRLTDKVIHRVVTCNTDHHIITESIRTEIGLAFSPLTKGLTTVENIASISPMLGLLGTVVGIFNAFTVIAASGLDDPSAFATGIKFALVTTVLGLVVAIPHVIAFNYLNARMEQEQDEVENQVLLHLGKTLQERDAKRTESRNG, encoded by the coding sequence ATGAACTTCATTCTCGACTTTGTCAAACAGGGCGGTTACATCGGCTACATCCTGGTTGCACTGAACTTTATCGGTTACGCCATCATTATCTGGAAGGTGATTTCGCTAATTGTCTTTAATAAAACGGTTCAGCCGCGTTTGACAGATAAGGTTATTCATCGTGTGGTGACTTGCAATACCGACCATCACATCATTACAGAAAGCATCCGCACCGAAATCGGCCTTGCCTTCTCTCCGCTCACGAAGGGCCTTACGACCGTCGAAAATATCGCATCGATTTCTCCAATGCTTGGCCTCCTCGGTACGGTGGTGGGCATTTTCAACGCATTTACGGTGATAGCGGCCTCTGGCCTTGATGATCCATCCGCTTTTGCGACGGGCATTAAGTTTGCTCTCGTGACAACGGTCCTTGGGCTTGTGGTCGCTATCCCGCACGTGATTGCGTTCAACTACCTGAACGCCCGCATGGAGCAGGAACAGGACGAAGTCGAAAACCAGGTACTTTTGCACTTGGGTAAGACTTTGCAGGAACGTGACGCAAAGAGAACGGAGTCTCGCAATGGCTAA
- a CDS encoding TonB-dependent siderophore receptor has translation MKKKIAFSVALCSACVFAQNDEVTSYDDAFFDEPAAINEESAPTAVKSEIAAETPSKNSSKPSDVTVLDGLSVEDESEAEATPVDTKTKAESVKVLDAKELQGSSATIADATNRSSGVKVRQSGGLGSESKINIRGMEGKNVKVLVDGVPVDNGNGSLSVNDIPIDKIDRIEVYKSYVPERFATDGMGGVINIVTHNLPESSIAGSYSFESFNTHKASLDAKYVWAVDSANQRSVETGISAYYNYSDNDYEFTTPYMDATVTREHDRYYSYSIAPFVNLNRFWFDRISLGASFGGMNKEIQSTAHRVEDAFAEAWGYGVSLGLEKKDLFVKGLSAGLSVNFNYSKDRVVDTSHVYYFGWDKSNYKEMKRSSGEMSMGSATYVERKNYTLTMPWNIGYDFNDDHSLLLSGLYRYESQEPKDKLAAKGQLLNNAGFPGNSNSLVVGLSSENNFWNKRIQNVAGFKVYYYSITADNVDGKLKRLTDDDATNKDVGYSENLRIKIFEPFAIKGGYQHSLRFPTREEIFGDGMYVQCAPNLKPEKSDNFTAGAELDLDKIPLLLKMHLEFNWFYLLMEDRIYWNNYASIPRPYYNSVGTITSGFEIDAAIDVNEYVALSFNLTKQDAESREADMSFGIAKGLTVPNTPTFYMNFGAEFHIGDLFFRDDFFKLYWFANYTDEYYYGWKVSAKQDRTIPSSFSQDLGVEYSIMANKLSWSFEVKNFTDELVYDKYGESKPGRAFATKVKFSL, from the coding sequence ATGAAAAAGAAAATTGCGTTCTCTGTTGCGTTGTGTTCTGCTTGTGTTTTTGCGCAGAACGATGAAGTTACAAGCTATGATGATGCATTTTTTGATGAACCCGCGGCAATAAACGAAGAATCTGCTCCAACTGCTGTAAAATCTGAAATTGCTGCAGAAACGCCTTCCAAGAATTCCTCAAAGCCCTCTGATGTTACGGTTCTTGACGGCTTGTCTGTCGAAGATGAAAGCGAAGCGGAAGCTACTCCTGTCGATACAAAAACGAAAGCGGAATCCGTCAAAGTTTTGGATGCAAAGGAATTGCAAGGCTCCAGTGCAACAATTGCCGATGCAACAAATCGCTCAAGTGGCGTGAAGGTTCGTCAATCAGGTGGTCTTGGCAGCGAAAGTAAAATCAATATTCGCGGCATGGAAGGCAAAAACGTAAAAGTCCTTGTCGATGGCGTGCCTGTCGATAATGGTAACGGAAGCCTATCTGTAAATGATATCCCGATAGATAAAATTGATCGCATTGAAGTTTACAAGAGCTATGTGCCGGAACGCTTTGCGACGGATGGCATGGGCGGCGTCATCAATATCGTGACGCATAACTTGCCCGAAAGTTCCATTGCTGGGTCATATTCCTTTGAAAGTTTCAATACGCACAAGGCTTCGTTGGATGCGAAATATGTTTGGGCGGTCGATTCTGCAAATCAGCGCTCTGTAGAAACGGGCATTTCGGCTTATTACAACTATTCCGATAACGATTATGAATTTACCACGCCGTATATGGATGCGACGGTGACGCGTGAACACGATCGTTATTACAGCTATAGCATTGCTCCGTTTGTGAACTTGAACCGTTTTTGGTTTGACCGTATTTCGTTGGGCGCAAGCTTTGGTGGAATGAATAAAGAAATTCAGTCAACGGCGCATCGTGTTGAAGATGCGTTTGCTGAGGCATGGGGCTATGGCGTTTCTTTAGGGCTTGAGAAGAAAGATCTTTTTGTGAAGGGTCTTTCTGCTGGATTGTCTGTGAATTTTAATTACAGCAAGGATCGTGTCGTTGACACAAGCCATGTGTATTACTTTGGATGGGATAAGAGTAATTACAAGGAGATGAAACGTTCTTCCGGTGAAATGTCCATGGGCAGTGCAACTTATGTTGAACGCAAAAATTATACGTTGACGATGCCTTGGAATATCGGTTACGATTTCAATGATGATCATTCTCTTTTGCTTAGCGGACTTTATCGCTATGAATCACAGGAACCGAAAGACAAGTTGGCGGCTAAGGGACAACTCCTGAATAATGCGGGATTCCCTGGAAATAGCAATTCGTTGGTGGTTGGTCTTTCTTCTGAAAATAATTTCTGGAATAAGCGAATCCAGAATGTGGCGGGATTTAAGGTGTATTATTACTCCATTACTGCCGATAATGTTGACGGAAAACTGAAACGTTTAACGGATGACGATGCCACAAATAAGGATGTTGGCTATAGCGAAAACTTACGTATCAAGATTTTTGAACCGTTTGCGATTAAAGGTGGATACCAGCATAGCTTGCGTTTCCCGACTCGTGAAGAAATTTTTGGCGATGGAATGTATGTGCAGTGTGCTCCGAATTTGAAACCTGAAAAATCGGATAATTTTACTGCCGGTGCAGAACTTGATTTGGATAAGATTCCTCTTTTGCTTAAAATGCATTTGGAATTCAACTGGTTCTACTTGCTGATGGAAGATCGCATTTATTGGAATAATTATGCCTCTATTCCGCGCCCGTACTACAATAGCGTCGGTACGATAACTTCAGGATTTGAAATTGACGCTGCGATTGATGTGAACGAATATGTTGCGCTCTCGTTTAACTTGACAAAGCAGGATGCAGAAAGCCGCGAAGCGGATATGTCGTTTGGTATTGCGAAAGGTCTTACTGTTCCGAATACGCCGACGTTCTATATGAATTTTGGTGCAGAATTCCATATTGGTGATTTGTTCTTCCGCGATGACTTCTTCAAGCTTTATTGGTTTGCAAATTATACGGATGAATATTATTACGGCTGGAAAGTTTCGGCAAAACAAGATCGCACGATCCCGAGTTCGTTCTCGCAAGATTTAGGTGTTGAATACTCCATTATGGCAAATAAGCTCTCTTGGAGTTTTGAAGTCAAGAATTTTACGGATGAACTTGTCTATGACAAGTACGGAGAATCTAAGCCAGGTCGCGCTTTTGCGACGAAGGTGAAGTTCTCGCTTTAA
- a CDS encoding FeoA family protein → MCLSELQENQKGLIQKINGDSRFISRVVSMGLPPSSPFLVLQNDGRSPVLVYSHDTMIAINRKECMQIDVEMA, encoded by the coding sequence ATGTGTTTGTCTGAATTACAGGAAAATCAAAAGGGTTTGATTCAAAAGATTAACGGGGATTCCCGCTTTATTTCTCGCGTGGTTTCGATGGGGCTTCCGCCGAGCAGTCCGTTCTTGGTGCTGCAAAATGATGGTCGCTCTCCGGTTCTCGTGTATTCGCACGATACGATGATTGCGATTAACCGCAAGGAATGCATGCAGATTGATGTGGAGATGGCATGA
- a CDS encoding energy transducer TonB, which yields MTQKRIYSALSFNKAFYIGLAVAILIHIATLLNPYFKKQEISTQRPDSPVMHAEKVYIAPPPPPEAPPVVKKVVRAKIIPKVVEKPVEEQPPEPEPIPEPVTETAPVAVAEPVVEAPPAPPVVKEPPKPSADSIKMVTRTYLRSLKKQLEQIKDYPATAKRLKQEGTVRVRFTILADGKIEQIEVSESSRYSSLDNSALEAVAKMEKFQPIPKLLEKERWRIEIPIQYKLNAGRS from the coding sequence ATGACTCAGAAACGAATCTATTCAGCTTTGTCTTTTAACAAGGCCTTCTATATAGGGCTTGCCGTTGCAATCCTTATCCATATCGCCACACTTTTAAACCCGTATTTCAAGAAACAAGAAATCTCGACGCAACGCCCTGATAGCCCCGTAATGCATGCGGAAAAGGTCTATATCGCGCCCCCTCCGCCTCCAGAAGCGCCTCCGGTCGTGAAAAAGGTCGTTCGTGCTAAAATTATCCCGAAGGTCGTAGAAAAACCGGTCGAAGAACAGCCTCCTGAACCGGAACCAATCCCGGAACCGGTAACAGAAACGGCACCAGTCGCAGTTGCGGAACCTGTTGTCGAAGCGCCTCCTGCGCCCCCTGTGGTCAAGGAACCGCCCAAACCTTCGGCAGACTCTATAAAAATGGTGACCCGCACGTACTTGCGCTCGCTCAAAAAGCAACTGGAACAGATCAAGGATTACCCTGCGACGGCGAAGCGCCTAAAGCAGGAAGGCACGGTACGTGTGCGGTTTACCATCCTCGCCGATGGCAAGATTGAACAGATTGAAGTCTCAGAATCGAGCCGCTATTCTTCCTTGGACAATAGCGCCTTGGAAGCTGTGGCGAAGATGGAAAAATTTCAACCTATTCCAAAACTTTTAGAAAAAGAACGCTGGAGAATCGAAATTCCAATCCAGTACAAACTTAATGCAGGGAGATCGTAA
- a CDS encoding ABC transporter ATP-binding protein, with protein MSVFKRLTPYMQSRKILYPFALLFSSLSSIAGIAPFIYVWLIVRELFADTGNISYDMVKHYALMAVIFSVISIVLYFSALICSHLVAFRIEGNIRRITMKKLLKLPLGFFDKNPTGRIRKIIDDNAAVTHTFMAHELPDLAGTIVVPIASLVLLFIFDWRLGIASLVPIAYAIITLGSKMNKSKDFMQKYMKSLEDMNTEAVEYVRGIPVVKVFQQTIYSFKNFYKTIDDYHQMVTAYSSSWKFIMCSYTTLINGVALILVPTTFLIATSSGNIAATIVDLMLYVLVTPVFSQCVMRSMYLSQAVNQAKLAIGSIESLTDYPELATPTNPQEVKHFDIEFKNVKFTYPGTENEVLHDISFKIKEGETVALVGTSGGGKSTIAKLVPRFFDANDGEILVGGAPIKEIPQEVLMKNTSFVFQNTRLFKKSILENVRYGTPEASIESVNKALDLAQCREIIDRLPEGINTVIGSKGTYLSGGEQQRIVLARAILKNAPIVVLDEATAFADPENESLIQQALQTLSKGKTVLMIAHRLTSIVNADQILVVQGGRIVERGTHKELIEKGGIFAKMWQDYQQSVSWTIGGKNV; from the coding sequence ATGAGTGTTTTCAAAAGACTAACACCTTATATGCAATCGCGAAAAATTTTATATCCGTTTGCACTTTTATTTTCATCATTGAGTTCCATCGCAGGGATCGCTCCCTTTATATATGTATGGCTCATCGTCCGTGAATTATTCGCTGACACAGGTAATATTTCATACGACATGGTCAAGCATTACGCATTGATGGCCGTCATTTTCTCCGTCATAAGCATCGTGCTCTATTTTTCAGCGCTCATCTGTTCGCACTTAGTCGCCTTCCGCATCGAAGGCAACATCCGCAGAATCACCATGAAAAAATTGCTCAAGCTCCCGCTTGGCTTTTTCGACAAGAATCCCACCGGACGCATCCGCAAAATCATTGACGACAACGCAGCCGTCACACATACATTCATGGCGCACGAGCTTCCGGATTTGGCAGGAACCATCGTCGTTCCCATCGCCTCGCTCGTATTGTTGTTCATTTTCGATTGGCGTCTTGGCATCGCATCACTCGTCCCAATTGCCTACGCCATCATCACGCTCGGCTCCAAGATGAACAAGAGCAAGGACTTTATGCAAAAATACATGAAGTCTCTCGAAGACATGAATACAGAAGCGGTCGAATACGTGCGCGGCATCCCCGTTGTGAAAGTTTTCCAGCAAACTATTTATTCCTTTAAGAACTTCTATAAAACAATTGATGATTACCACCAAATGGTCACTGCATATTCTAGCAGTTGGAAGTTCATCATGTGCTCTTACACGACGCTCATCAACGGCGTCGCCCTCATCCTCGTCCCCACAACATTCCTCATCGCAACGAGTTCAGGCAACATTGCCGCCACAATCGTGGACTTGATGCTCTACGTTCTCGTGACCCCCGTTTTCTCGCAGTGCGTCATGCGCAGCATGTACTTGAGCCAAGCCGTAAACCAGGCAAAACTCGCCATTGGTAGCATTGAATCGTTAACAGATTACCCAGAACTTGCTACACCGACAAACCCGCAAGAAGTCAAGCATTTTGATATTGAATTCAAGAATGTCAAGTTCACCTACCCCGGCACAGAAAATGAAGTCCTTCATGACATTTCATTCAAAATAAAGGAAGGCGAAACAGTCGCACTCGTTGGTACATCTGGCGGCGGCAAGAGCACCATTGCAAAACTCGTCCCGAGATTCTTCGACGCCAACGATGGTGAAATTTTAGTCGGCGGCGCGCCCATCAAGGAAATACCCCAAGAAGTCCTCATGAAAAACACATCATTCGTTTTCCAGAATACTCGACTCTTCAAGAAGAGTATTTTGGAAAACGTCCGTTACGGAACTCCTGAGGCATCCATTGAAAGCGTCAATAAGGCACTCGATCTCGCCCAATGCCGCGAAATCATTGACCGCCTGCCCGAAGGCATCAACACCGTCATCGGTAGCAAGGGTACATACCTCTCCGGTGGCGAACAGCAGCGAATCGTCCTTGCCCGCGCCATTCTCAAGAACGCACCGATCGTCGTTCTTGACGAAGCGACCGCATTTGCAGACCCCGAAAACGAAAGCCTTATCCAGCAAGCACTGCAAACGCTGTCGAAGGGCAAAACAGTCTTGATGATTGCACACAGACTCACAAGCATCGTGAATGCCGACCAGATTCTCGTCGTACAAGGTGGCCGCATCGTGGAACGCGGCACGCACAAGGAACTCATCGAAAAGGGCGGCATATTCGCCAAGATGTGGCAAGATTACCAGCAGTCCGTCAGCTGGACTATCGGAGGCAAGAATGTATAA
- the feoB gene encoding ferrous iron transport protein B, whose translation MRTIALLGQPNSGKSTLFNALTGSHQHVGNWPGKTVERAEGFFTQGEELYRVVDLPGSYGLTANSAEEVVTRTYIEHGYADIVCIIVDASQLERSLYMLADFAGVKSPVMLVLNMMDVAEQKGKKIDVQKIEKLLNIPVLGFTAANLDDYPKFFETLNRALEKKATISSDKIRDIVEREGEKSRVENLKKLEDLIASLKFDNRERFWVASKLLENDSLVRSEVETAVTPEHWKQIKEILDAEGSDGGLLTGEAKYRFVSEVLRDASEGEEKSMKLSRFDKIATHRIWGKIVAFFILVLTLAVSMMIAVPIIASCFGLQHVAEPLVVQMCEKFGWWPSVASFINGVIIGGLSVTVAMMSFVFAILVTFGLMEDTGYLARSSYVFDSWLSRLGLHGKAFMPLFSGLACTGGAVCGTRVLDTRGQRLFAMVLLWSIPCGSKVAVVLFLASVFFGSAAPLFGLVYVAMIFASFWLSSKLFGNKLMPVNERVGMIMELPPYHKPHWKILLKTVARNVWAVFKKAIAVIWFVSLLFWLISYSKDGNVEHSVLYTIGNAIEPFTQIFGMRWQLFISYIGGIFSKEASLGVMSVVFSSTTDAFSLVARNEAGANLGEMMRAVVTIPEALAFIFASMFNIPCVLAMGTTYRETHSLKWMLAIAGYYFAISLGLAFIVYHIALCVL comes from the coding sequence ATGAGAACGATTGCTTTGCTGGGACAGCCGAATTCCGGCAAGTCCACTCTTTTTAATGCATTGACGGGCTCGCATCAGCATGTCGGTAACTGGCCCGGAAAAACGGTGGAAAGGGCGGAAGGCTTTTTCACGCAAGGCGAAGAGCTTTATCGCGTTGTTGATTTGCCGGGTAGCTATGGGCTTACGGCAAACTCTGCCGAAGAAGTTGTAACGCGCACTTACATTGAACACGGTTATGCCGACATTGTCTGCATTATCGTTGACGCTTCGCAGCTGGAACGCAGCCTTTACATGCTTGCAGATTTTGCGGGCGTGAAAAGCCCGGTGATGCTTGTGCTCAACATGATGGATGTTGCCGAGCAGAAGGGCAAAAAGATTGACGTCCAGAAAATCGAAAAGCTTTTGAACATTCCGGTGCTTGGCTTTACGGCGGCAAATCTGGACGACTATCCGAAATTCTTTGAAACGCTGAATCGTGCGCTTGAAAAGAAGGCGACGATTTCGTCGGATAAAATTCGTGATATTGTTGAACGCGAAGGCGAAAAGTCGCGTGTTGAAAATCTGAAAAAGCTTGAAGATTTGATTGCATCTCTAAAATTTGACAATCGCGAAAGATTCTGGGTTGCATCAAAGCTTTTGGAAAATGATTCGCTTGTGCGTTCGGAAGTCGAAACGGCGGTGACTCCGGAACATTGGAAGCAAATCAAGGAAATTCTTGATGCTGAAGGTTCTGATGGCGGACTTTTGACGGGTGAAGCGAAGTACCGCTTTGTCTCTGAAGTTCTCCGTGATGCGTCTGAAGGCGAAGAAAAGTCGATGAAGCTTTCTCGCTTTGATAAAATTGCGACACACCGCATCTGGGGTAAAATTGTCGCGTTCTTTATTCTCGTGCTTACGCTTGCGGTGAGCATGATGATCGCAGTCCCGATTATTGCAAGCTGCTTTGGACTCCAGCATGTTGCAGAACCGCTTGTGGTTCAAATGTGCGAAAAGTTTGGCTGGTGGCCATCTGTAGCATCGTTCATCAATGGCGTTATCATTGGCGGGCTTTCCGTGACTGTCGCCATGATGAGCTTTGTCTTTGCGATTCTCGTGACATTTGGCTTGATGGAAGATACTGGCTACTTGGCGAGATCTTCGTATGTGTTTGACTCGTGGCTTTCAAGGCTTGGTTTGCATGGCAAGGCATTTATGCCGCTGTTCTCTGGGCTTGCTTGCACGGGCGGCGCCGTTTGCGGTACGCGCGTGCTAGATACACGTGGACAGCGCTTGTTTGCGATGGTGCTTCTGTGGTCGATTCCGTGCGGCTCAAAAGTTGCCGTAGTGCTTTTCCTTGCTTCCGTTTTCTTTGGCTCGGCGGCTCCGCTGTTTGGCTTGGTTTATGTAGCGATGATTTTTGCATCGTTCTGGCTCTCGTCTAAACTTTTCGGAAACAAGCTGATGCCGGTGAATGAACGCGTGGGCATGATTATGGAACTCCCGCCGTACCACAAGCCACATTGGAAAATTTTGCTCAAGACGGTTGCTCGCAATGTCTGGGCGGTTTTCAAGAAGGCGATTGCGGTCATTTGGTTTGTGTCCCTTTTGTTCTGGCTTATTTCATATTCGAAAGATGGAAATGTGGAACATAGCGTGCTTTACACCATTGGCAATGCGATTGAACCGTTTACGCAGATTTTCGGTATGCGCTGGCAACTGTTTATTTCGTATATCGGCGGAATCTTTAGCAAGGAAGCGTCGCTTGGCGTGATGAGCGTTGTCTTCTCGAGTACAACGGATGCGTTCTCGCTTGTTGCCCGAAATGAGGCGGGTGCAAATCTTGGCGAAATGATGCGTGCCGTGGTGACCATCCCGGAAGCTCTTGCATTTATTTTTGCATCCATGTTCAATATCCCTTGTGTACTTGCGATGGGTACAACGTATCGTGAAACGCATTCCCTTAAGTGGATGCTTGCAATTGCGGGTTATTACTTTGCGATTTCGCTTGGTTTGGCGTTTATCGTTTACCACATTGCGCTGTGTGTGCTTTAG